One Setaria viridis chromosome 7, Setaria_viridis_v4.0, whole genome shotgun sequence genomic region harbors:
- the LOC117865982 gene encoding uncharacterized protein, translating to MDGGEHEPEESSSQRRERLLALRSAASASPAGAPPPAPAGSLLPDPDLAGDETTCQRPRPPQRFDYYTNPAAAFSSSYSGGATNPTWSHKRKSPPACYYPRPAPPPPAYGNYGDNNPPHQHHLAPSPIHSPPLIPRGVPGSCPWRSPMQFQDPMSGYQGAPPGAPPPWGPHSGPPARGSYPNSPRFGFRHPNPGRGGSPMNYGPRGSLNSSYGRGRGPNNYGSSGSRGRGGRCGFGWQDRSYFIKSMVDDPWLGLQPIVGNILIPKGDSESWLPKSLREKKETPAQGQIKSTSGLSLAEYLDLSFNEVSNKET from the exons atggacggcggcgagcacgaGCCGGAGGAGTCCTCCTCCCAGCGCCGGGAGCGCCTCCTCGccctccgctccgccgccaGCGCGTCGCCCGCGGGGGCGCCTCCCCCGGCGCCCGCGGGGAGCCTCCTCCCGGACCCCGACCTCGCGGGGGACGAGACCACCTGccagcgcccgcgcccgccccagCGGTTCGACTACTACaccaaccccgccgccgccttctcctcctcctactccggcggcgccaccaATCCGACCTGGTCCCACAAGCGCAAGAGCCCTCCCGCCTGCTACTATCCGCGTcccgccccgcctccgcctgcttACG GGAACTATGGTGACAACAATCCTCCACACCAGCATCATTTGGCTCCATCGCCAATCCACTCCCCACCCCTGATTCCACGAGGTGTACCAGGGAGCTGTCCATGGAGAAGTCCTATGCAGTTCCAGGATCCTATGTCAGGATACCAAGGAGCACCTCCTGGTGCTCCACCTCCTTGGGGTCCACATTCTGGTCCTCCAGCTAGAGGATCCTATCCAAATTCACCTAGGTTTGGGTTCAGGCACCCTAATCCTGGCCGAGGGGGCAGCCCGATGAATTATGGACCAAGAGGTAGCCTAAACTCATCTTATGGACGAGGCAGGGGCCCCAATAACTATGGTAGCTCAGGTTCAAGGGGAAGAGGGGGAAGGTGCGGATTTGGTTGGCAAGACCGCAGCTACTTCATTAAGTCCATGGTTGATGACCCTTGGCTGGGCTTGCAACCTATTGTTGGCAACATACTGATACCCAAGGGCGACTCGGAGTCGTGGCTTCCAAAATCGCTGAGGGAAAAGAAGGAAACACCTGCTCAAGGCCAGATTAAGTCGACATCGGGACTGAGCCTAGCAGAGTACCTTGACTTATCTTTCAATGAGGTATCTAATAAAGAGACATAG